In a genomic window of Mycolicibacter heraklionensis:
- the metG gene encoding methionine--tRNA ligase, whose protein sequence is MKPFYVTTAITYPNGDPHIGHAYEYIATDAIARFHRLDGFDVRYLTGTDEHGLKMAETAAAEGIPTAELARRNSDVFQRLQEKLNISFDRFIRTTDADHLEASKVIWQRMVDAGDIYPGAYSGWYSVRDERFFTEGETRLTEDGSRVAAETGAPVTWTEEQTFFFRLSAYADRLLAHYQANPDFIAPEVRRNEVVSFVSGGLRDLSISRTSFDWGVPVPGHPDHVMYVWVDALTNYLTGVGYPDTDSESFRRYWPADLHMIGKDIIRFHTVYWPAFLMSAGIELPRRVFAHGFLLNSGEKMSKSVGNVIDPVEFVDKYGVDQVRFFLLREIPFGQDGSISDEAMIGRVNADLANELGNLAQRSLSMVARNLDGVVPEPTAQAADGEELLALADELLEKMRAAFGTQSMHLGLEAIWQMLGAANRYFSANEPWKLAKSESAADQARFGTVLYTTLEVVRIAALLVQPVMPDSAAKLLDLLGQTDEQRMFTAVPERLAPGLTLPAPSGVFPRYQPQ, encoded by the coding sequence ATGAAGCCTTTCTACGTCACCACCGCGATCACCTACCCCAACGGTGACCCGCACATCGGCCACGCCTACGAGTACATCGCGACCGACGCGATCGCCCGGTTCCACCGACTCGACGGATTCGACGTGCGGTACCTGACCGGCACCGACGAGCACGGGCTGAAGATGGCCGAGACCGCCGCCGCCGAAGGCATTCCGACCGCGGAGCTGGCGCGGCGCAACTCCGATGTTTTCCAGCGGCTGCAGGAGAAGCTCAACATCTCCTTCGACCGGTTCATTCGCACCACCGACGCCGATCACCTGGAGGCGTCCAAGGTGATCTGGCAGCGCATGGTCGACGCCGGTGACATCTACCCCGGCGCCTACAGCGGCTGGTATTCAGTGCGCGACGAGCGGTTCTTCACCGAGGGCGAGACCCGGCTGACCGAGGATGGTTCCCGGGTCGCCGCCGAGACCGGCGCGCCGGTCACCTGGACCGAGGAGCAGACCTTCTTCTTCCGGCTCTCGGCCTACGCCGACCGGCTGCTGGCGCACTACCAGGCCAACCCGGACTTCATCGCTCCCGAGGTGCGCCGCAACGAGGTGGTCAGCTTCGTCTCCGGCGGGCTGCGGGATCTGTCGATCTCGCGCACCTCGTTCGACTGGGGCGTGCCGGTTCCCGGACACCCCGATCACGTCATGTACGTCTGGGTGGACGCGCTGACCAACTATCTGACCGGGGTCGGCTATCCCGACACCGACTCGGAGTCGTTTCGCCGGTACTGGCCCGCCGATCTGCACATGATCGGCAAGGACATCATCCGGTTCCACACCGTGTACTGGCCCGCGTTTCTGATGTCGGCCGGAATCGAGTTGCCGCGCCGAGTTTTTGCGCACGGCTTCCTGCTCAACAGCGGCGAGAAGATGAGCAAGTCGGTGGGCAACGTGATCGACCCGGTGGAGTTCGTCGACAAGTACGGGGTCGATCAGGTGCGCTTTTTCCTGCTGCGTGAGATCCCGTTCGGCCAGGACGGCAGCATCTCCGATGAGGCGATGATCGGCCGCGTCAACGCCGACCTGGCCAACGAGCTGGGCAACCTGGCGCAGCGCTCGCTGTCGATGGTGGCCCGCAACCTCGACGGGGTGGTGCCCGAGCCGACCGCCCAAGCCGCTGACGGCGAGGAACTGCTGGCACTGGCCGACGAGCTGCTGGAGAAGATGCGGGCCGCGTTCGGAACGCAGTCCATGCACCTGGGCCTGGAGGCGATCTGGCAGATGCTGGGCGCGGCCAACCGGTACTTCTCGGCCAACGAGCCGTGGAAACTGGCCAAGAGCGAGTCGGCGGCCGATCAGGCCCGCTTCGGCACGGTTTTGTACACCACGCTGGAGGTGGTGCGGATCGCGGCGCTGCTGGTGCAACCGGTGATGCCGGACTCGGCAGCCAAGCTGCTGGATCTGCTGGGCCAGACCGACGAGCAGCGGATGTTCACCGCCGTGCCCGAGCGCCTGGCGCCGGGTCTGACGCTCCCGGCGCCGTCCGGGGTGTTTCCGCGCTACCAGCCCCAGTAG
- a CDS encoding TatD family hydrolase yields the protein MRVSSKRSAKTPPPAPEPLSPLVDAHTHLDACGGADASSVRAIMDRAAAVGVQAAVTVADDLASARWVTQAADADDRVYAAVALHPTRAGTLTDAARAEIEALAAHPRVVAIGETGMDLYWPGRLEGCADPQTQRDAFAWHIDLAKRTGKPLMIHNRDADGAVLDVLRAEGAPETVIFHCFSSGPEMAHTCVEAGWILSLSGTVSFKNARDLREAVALIPHAQLLVETDAPFLTPHPYRGSPNEPYCLPYTVRALAELLATSAAELAQVTNRNARRVYGLD from the coding sequence GTGCGGGTGAGCTCGAAACGATCAGCCAAAACTCCGCCGCCCGCACCGGAGCCGCTGAGCCCGCTGGTCGACGCCCACACCCACCTCGACGCCTGCGGCGGTGCCGACGCGTCTTCGGTGCGCGCGATCATGGACCGGGCCGCCGCGGTCGGGGTGCAGGCGGCGGTGACCGTCGCCGACGACCTGGCTTCGGCTCGCTGGGTGACCCAGGCCGCCGACGCCGACGACCGGGTCTACGCGGCGGTCGCGCTGCATCCCACCCGGGCCGGCACCCTCACCGACGCGGCCCGCGCCGAGATCGAGGCGCTGGCCGCCCATCCGCGGGTGGTGGCGATCGGGGAGACCGGTATGGACCTGTACTGGCCCGGGCGCCTCGAGGGCTGCGCCGATCCGCAGACCCAGCGCGACGCCTTCGCCTGGCATATCGACCTGGCCAAACGCACCGGCAAACCGTTGATGATCCACAATCGCGACGCCGACGGCGCCGTGCTCGATGTTTTGCGCGCCGAAGGTGCTCCCGAGACGGTGATCTTCCACTGTTTCTCCTCGGGTCCCGAAATGGCTCACACCTGCGTCGAGGCCGGCTGGATCCTGAGCCTGTCCGGCACGGTCAGCTTCAAAAACGCCCGTGACCTGCGGGAAGCGGTGGCATTGATTCCCCATGCGCAGCTGCTGGTGGAGACCGACGCACCATTTTTGACTCCACATCCGTACCGCGGTTCACCGAACGAGCCCTACTGTCTGCCATACACTGTCAGAGCGCTGGCCGAGCTGTTGGCAACATCGGCAGCCGAACTGGCGCAGGTGACGAACCGCAATGCCCGTCGGGTGTACGGGTTGGACTGA
- a CDS encoding resuscitation-promoting factor: MNTLTRLHQAPSPMLRVLVGALLLVLTFAGGFALASVKTVTLDVDGTPITVTTMRSRVIDVVAENGFDLGDRDDVSPARNAQVHDSDTILVRRGRPLQVSLDGREPQQVWTTALSVDEALAQLSMTDTAPAAASRGSRVPLAGMALPVVSAKTVTIDDGGVVRTVHRAAPNVAELLAADGAPLQQADKVTPAASTPISEGMQIQVTRIRVKQVTERVPLPPPARRIEDPTMNISRQVVEDPGTPGTQDVTYSVATVNGAETGRLPVANEVVAPARDSVLRVGAKPGTEVPPSVYGAAWDRIANCESHGNWAINTGNGFYGGVQFDYGTWVANGGLKYAPRADMATREEQIAIAEVTQARQGWGAWPVCSGRR; the protein is encoded by the coding sequence TTGAACACTTTGACCAGGCTGCATCAGGCGCCATCGCCGATGCTGCGGGTGCTGGTCGGCGCGCTGTTGCTGGTGCTGACCTTTGCCGGCGGCTTCGCGCTCGCCAGCGTCAAGACCGTGACGCTGGATGTGGACGGAACTCCCATCACCGTCACCACCATGCGGTCGCGGGTGATCGACGTCGTCGCCGAGAACGGCTTCGACCTCGGCGACCGCGACGATGTGAGCCCCGCCCGCAATGCTCAGGTGCACGACTCCGACACGATCCTGGTCCGTCGTGGCCGGCCGCTGCAGGTGTCCCTGGACGGTCGCGAGCCCCAGCAGGTGTGGACAACGGCGCTCTCGGTGGACGAGGCGCTGGCCCAGCTGTCGATGACCGACACCGCCCCCGCCGCGGCGTCCCGCGGTAGCCGGGTCCCGCTGGCCGGGATGGCGCTGCCGGTCGTCAGCGCCAAGACCGTCACGATCGACGACGGTGGCGTCGTGCGCACGGTGCACCGGGCCGCGCCCAATGTCGCCGAGCTGCTGGCCGCCGACGGCGCCCCGCTACAGCAGGCCGACAAGGTCACCCCGGCGGCGTCGACGCCGATCAGCGAGGGCATGCAGATCCAGGTGACGCGGATCCGGGTCAAGCAGGTCACCGAGCGGGTGCCGCTTCCGCCGCCCGCCCGTCGCATCGAAGATCCGACCATGAACATCAGCCGGCAGGTCGTCGAGGACCCGGGCACCCCGGGCACCCAGGACGTGACCTACTCGGTGGCCACCGTCAACGGCGCCGAGACCGGTCGCCTGCCGGTCGCCAACGAGGTGGTGGCCCCGGCCCGTGACTCGGTGCTGCGGGTCGGCGCCAAGCCCGGCACCGAGGTGCCGCCGTCGGTCTACGGAGCGGCCTGGGACCGCATCGCCAACTGTGAGTCGCACGGAAACTGGGCGATCAACACCGGCAACGGCTTCTACGGCGGCGTGCAGTTCGACTACGGCACCTGGGTGGCCAACGGCGGTCTGAAGTACGCGCCGCGCGCGGATATGGCCACCCGTGAAGAGCAGATCGCGATCGCGGAGGTCACCCAGGCCCGCCAAGGCTGGGGCGCCTGGCCGGTGTGCAGCGGGAGACGCTGA
- the rsmA gene encoding 16S rRNA (adenine(1518)-N(6)/adenine(1519)-N(6))-dimethyltransferase RsmA, giving the protein MAGVQRETLTIGLLGAGDIRALANELDLRPRKSLGQNFVHDANTVRRIVDGAGITADDHVLEVGPGLGSLTLALLEHGPTVIAVEKDPVLAARLPQTIAEHTPADATRLEVLGADVLTLRRDELAAAPTAVVANLPYNVAVPALLHLLSEFDSIRTVTVMVQLEVAERLAAEPGGKDYGVPSAKARFFGAVRRCGTVPPSVFWPVPRVNSGLVRIDRYDAAPWPVDDAFRRQVFALVDVAFAQRRKTSRNAFADWAGSGARSAELLGAAGIDPMRRGETLAIADFVRLLQVSTALAGPACDSSARDNSSTKSAQDS; this is encoded by the coding sequence CTGGCCGGTGTGCAGCGGGAGACGCTGACCATCGGGCTACTCGGGGCCGGTGACATCAGGGCCCTGGCGAACGAACTCGACCTGCGGCCCCGGAAATCACTGGGGCAGAACTTTGTTCACGATGCGAACACCGTGCGCCGGATTGTGGACGGCGCCGGAATCACCGCCGACGATCATGTCCTCGAAGTCGGGCCTGGGCTCGGGTCGCTGACCCTGGCGCTGCTCGAGCACGGCCCGACGGTGATCGCCGTCGAGAAGGATCCGGTGCTCGCCGCGCGGTTGCCGCAGACCATCGCCGAACACACACCCGCTGATGCGACCCGTTTGGAGGTGCTCGGCGCCGATGTCTTGACCCTGCGCCGGGACGAGCTGGCGGCCGCGCCGACCGCGGTGGTGGCAAATCTGCCCTACAACGTGGCGGTCCCGGCGCTGCTGCACCTGCTGTCAGAGTTCGACTCCATCCGCACCGTGACGGTCATGGTGCAGTTGGAGGTGGCCGAGCGGCTGGCCGCCGAGCCGGGCGGCAAGGACTACGGGGTGCCCAGCGCCAAGGCGCGATTCTTCGGTGCGGTGCGTCGCTGCGGCACCGTGCCGCCGAGTGTGTTCTGGCCGGTACCGCGAGTGAATTCCGGGCTGGTGCGCATCGACCGGTACGACGCCGCTCCGTGGCCGGTCGACGACGCGTTCCGCCGGCAGGTCTTCGCTCTGGTCGACGTCGCATTCGCCCAGCGCCGCAAGACCTCCCGCAACGCGTTCGCCGACTGGGCTGGGTCGGGCGCGCGATCCGCCGAACTGTTGGGGGCGGCGGGTATCGATCCGATGCGTCGCGGCGAGACGCTGGCGATCGCGGATTTCGTTCGCCTGCTTCAGGTTTCGACGGCCTTAGCGGGCCCGGCGTGCGACAGCAGCGCGCGGGACAACTCTTCGACGAAGTCGGCGCAGGACTCGTAG
- a CDS encoding serine/threonine-protein kinase, whose protein sequence is MTGVGVDYGGYLIEREVGRGGHAGVYRAHHRSDPDTIVALKVLDEWHRSPAEQGRLDREFAFANALKHPNIIAVYRHGPFWLAMQYIDGGKATGLRTLEDRLAALTQVAAALDYAHRRGIVHCDVKPANILIPADFGRAGAVLTDFGTAHAVVEDVWHRPRHTGNPEVSLPYTAPEILQGKAPSAATDEYALACTAVELLTGAPPFAAQNAADLADAHLRLLPPPLSDTLGPAARAADVVVQRALAKFPARRYESCADFVEELSRALLSHAGPAKAVET, encoded by the coding sequence ATGACTGGAGTCGGCGTCGACTACGGCGGCTACCTGATCGAGCGCGAGGTCGGGCGTGGCGGGCACGCCGGCGTATACCGGGCCCATCACCGCAGCGACCCCGACACGATCGTGGCGCTGAAGGTCCTCGACGAGTGGCACCGCTCCCCCGCCGAGCAGGGCCGGCTGGACCGCGAGTTCGCCTTCGCGAACGCGCTCAAGCACCCCAATATCATCGCGGTGTACCGGCACGGGCCGTTCTGGCTGGCGATGCAGTACATCGACGGGGGCAAGGCGACCGGCCTGCGAACGCTCGAGGATCGCCTGGCCGCGCTGACCCAGGTGGCCGCCGCGCTCGACTACGCACACCGACGCGGCATCGTGCACTGTGACGTCAAACCCGCCAACATCCTGATCCCCGCGGATTTCGGGCGCGCCGGGGCGGTGCTGACCGACTTCGGGACGGCCCACGCCGTCGTCGAAGACGTGTGGCACCGGCCCCGACATACCGGAAACCCCGAGGTCTCACTGCCCTACACCGCGCCGGAGATCCTGCAGGGCAAGGCCCCATCGGCGGCCACCGACGAATACGCCCTGGCCTGCACGGCGGTCGAGCTGCTCACCGGGGCACCACCGTTTGCCGCCCAGAACGCGGCCGATCTGGCCGATGCGCATCTGCGCCTGCTGCCGCCGCCCCTGTCCGACACACTCGGTCCGGCGGCGCGGGCCGCCGACGTAGTGGTGCAACGTGCGCTGGCGAAGTTTCCGGCGCGCCGCTACGAGTCCTGCGCCGACTTCGTCGAAGAGTTGTCCCGCGCGCTGCTGTCGCACGCCGGGCCCGCTAAGGCCGTCGAAACCTGA
- a CDS encoding PE-PPE domain-containing protein: MTTLSHRNLTSFGAVPLTLAAIAALGVAPVVAPELAATAKTVIAQTTLLDTESWIMGGSGLPIPPPQYLTALTDRFIDPSTPKFEGQPTFPVDATNPLFTPEGLYPLTGVKTLPLDTSLQQGSTILYQKILEEVGRGNDLVVLGYSQSGVINGLVMDQLLALPEDERPTSDQLSFVTLGSPANPNGGLLSRFDVPGVPLSLPALGVTFSGGAPSETPWETANYIQEYDGFADFPKYPLNFLADINAFLGIMFIHGTYPSLTDAQLATAIELDTSGDYTGNNQYFMIPTENLPLLELLRGNAFGNAFADLLQPALRVLINLGYGDIEHGWDQGPADVSTPFGVFPDVNPMDVLTALVNGAEQGWNDFIADLQNIGSGSATDLFGLDSGPADFSLPSLMDVVNTLSGAAATLYATLLPTADIINSLITTLPAYAASLFFNELMSGDLLGAIGMPLAATTGLVTMAGGFELEVLMNAFSSISSDFSGLFSS, from the coding sequence ATGACAACTCTGTCCCATCGCAACCTGACTTCCTTCGGTGCGGTGCCGCTGACCCTGGCCGCCATTGCCGCACTGGGCGTCGCGCCCGTGGTGGCGCCCGAGCTGGCCGCGACCGCCAAGACAGTGATCGCCCAGACGACCCTGCTGGACACCGAGTCCTGGATCATGGGTGGCAGCGGACTCCCGATCCCACCGCCGCAGTACCTGACCGCCCTCACCGACCGGTTCATCGACCCGTCGACCCCGAAGTTCGAGGGTCAGCCGACTTTCCCGGTGGACGCCACCAACCCGCTGTTCACGCCGGAGGGCCTCTACCCGCTCACCGGCGTGAAAACGCTGCCGCTGGACACCTCGCTGCAGCAGGGCTCCACCATCCTGTACCAGAAGATCCTGGAAGAGGTCGGCAGGGGCAATGACCTTGTCGTACTGGGCTATTCGCAGAGCGGTGTCATCAACGGACTGGTGATGGACCAGCTGCTGGCTCTGCCCGAGGACGAGCGTCCGACCTCCGACCAGCTGTCCTTTGTGACACTGGGCAGCCCGGCCAACCCCAACGGCGGCCTGCTGTCCCGCTTCGACGTTCCCGGTGTCCCGCTGAGCCTGCCCGCCCTCGGGGTCACCTTCAGCGGGGGCGCGCCGTCCGAGACGCCCTGGGAGACAGCGAATTACATCCAGGAATACGACGGCTTCGCCGACTTCCCGAAATACCCGCTGAACTTCCTGGCCGACATCAATGCCTTCCTGGGCATCATGTTCATCCACGGCACCTACCCGTCGCTGACCGACGCCCAGCTGGCGACGGCCATCGAGCTGGACACCTCCGGCGACTACACCGGTAACAACCAGTACTTCATGATCCCCACCGAGAACCTGCCGCTGCTGGAGCTGTTGCGCGGCAACGCCTTCGGCAATGCGTTCGCTGACCTGTTGCAGCCGGCCCTGCGGGTGCTGATCAACCTCGGCTACGGCGACATCGAACACGGTTGGGACCAGGGCCCGGCGGACGTCTCCACGCCGTTCGGGGTCTTCCCCGACGTCAACCCGATGGACGTGCTCACCGCTCTGGTGAACGGTGCCGAGCAGGGTTGGAACGACTTCATCGCGGACCTGCAGAACATCGGGTCCGGCAGCGCGACGGATCTGTTCGGCTTGGACAGCGGCCCCGCGGACTTCTCCCTGCCGAGCCTGATGGACGTCGTCAACACGCTCAGCGGCGCCGCGGCGACCTTGTACGCGACTCTGCTCCCGACCGCCGACATCATCAATTCGCTGATCACCACGCTGCCGGCCTACGCCGCGAGCCTGTTCTTCAACGAACTGATGTCGGGTGATCTGCTGGGCGCGATCGGGATGCCGCTGGCGGCCACCACCGGGCTGGTCACCATGGCGGGCGGGTTCGAGTTGGAGGTGCTGATGAACGCGTTCAGCTCGATCAGCTCCGACTTCTCCGGCCTGTTCTCCTCCTGA
- a CDS encoding 4-(cytidine 5'-diphospho)-2-C-methyl-D-erythritol kinase: MTASDGNTATDWSPTGSVTVRVPGKLNLYLAVGDRRDDGYHELTTVFHAVSLVDEVTVRDADVLSLRVSGEGADVLPTDERNLAWQAAELMAEYVGRAPDVAISIDKSIPVAGGMAGGSADAAAVLVGMNVLWELGVPRRDLHSLAARLGSDVPFALHGGTALGTGRGEELATVLTRETFHWVLAFADRGLSTPAVFAELDRLRDTGRKLPESGEPEPVLAALAAGDPQRLAGLLGNDLQAAAVSLNPGLRRTLRAGVEAGALAGVVSGSGPTCAFLCLSAQSAADVAVELSALGAGRAVRVASGPVYGARVVPSSVSGA, from the coding sequence GTGACCGCATCCGACGGCAATACCGCCACCGACTGGTCCCCGACCGGTTCGGTAACCGTGCGGGTACCGGGCAAGCTCAACCTCTACTTGGCCGTCGGTGACCGTCGCGATGACGGCTACCACGAGCTGACCACCGTTTTCCACGCGGTTTCGTTGGTCGACGAGGTGACCGTCCGCGACGCCGACGTGCTGTCGTTGCGGGTCAGCGGCGAGGGTGCCGATGTGCTGCCGACCGATGAGCGCAACCTGGCGTGGCAGGCCGCCGAGCTGATGGCCGAGTACGTTGGCCGCGCTCCGGACGTGGCGATCAGCATCGACAAGTCCATCCCGGTGGCCGGCGGCATGGCCGGCGGCAGCGCCGACGCCGCGGCGGTGCTGGTCGGCATGAATGTGTTGTGGGAACTCGGCGTGCCGCGTCGCGACCTGCATTCGCTGGCCGCCCGGCTGGGCAGTGACGTGCCGTTCGCGCTGCACGGCGGTACCGCGTTGGGCACCGGTCGCGGCGAGGAACTGGCAACGGTGCTCACCCGGGAGACGTTCCACTGGGTGCTGGCGTTCGCCGACCGTGGGCTGTCGACGCCGGCGGTCTTCGCCGAGCTGGACCGGCTGCGCGACACGGGGCGCAAGTTGCCGGAATCGGGTGAGCCCGAGCCGGTGCTGGCGGCGCTGGCCGCCGGTGACCCGCAGCGGCTGGCCGGATTGCTCGGCAATGACCTGCAGGCGGCGGCCGTCAGCCTCAACCCGGGCTTGCGCCGGACCCTGCGCGCCGGCGTCGAGGCCGGTGCCCTGGCCGGTGTGGTGTCCGGATCCGGCCCGACATGTGCGTTCCTGTGCCTGTCGGCGCAGTCGGCGGCCGACGTCGCCGTCGAACTCTCGGCGCTCGGCGCGGGACGGGCGGTGCGGGTGGCCAGCGGCCCGGTCTACGGCGCCCGAGTGGTGCCGTCGTCGGTGAGTGGGGCCTAG
- a CDS encoding fatty acyl-AMP ligase, with translation MSRFTDNMFRSARESSKGMVTGEPHAPVRHTWGEVHERARRIAGGLAAAGVGPGDAVGVLAGAPVEIAPTAQGVWMRAASLTMLHQPTPRTDLAVWAEDTMTVVDMIDAKAVIISDPFMAAAPVLEEKGLKVVTVTDLLAAEPIDPEEAGEDDLALMQLTSGSTGSPKAVQITHRNIYSNAEAMFISAEYDVEKDVMVSWLPCFHDMGMIGFLTVPMYFGAELVKITPMDFLRDTLLWAKLIDKYKGTMTAAPNFAYALFAKRLRKQATPGQFDLSTLRFALSGAEPVEPADVEDLIDAGKPFGLNPAAILPAYGMAETVLAVSFSKCGAGLVVDEVDADLLAALRRAVPATKGNTRRLASLGPLLEGIEIRIVDEHGNSLPPRGVGVIQLRGEPVTPGYLTMAGFLPAQDEHGWYDTGDLGYQMEDGHVVVCGRVKDVIIMAGRNIYPTDIERAAGRVEGVRPGCAVAVRLDAGHSRETFAVAVESNAWQDPAEVRRIEHQVAHEVVTEVDMRPRNVVVLGPGSIPKTPSGKLRRANSVALVT, from the coding sequence GTGAGCAGGTTTACCGACAACATGTTCCGTAGTGCCCGGGAGTCGTCCAAGGGCATGGTTACCGGTGAACCGCACGCCCCCGTCCGACACACCTGGGGCGAGGTCCATGAACGCGCCCGGCGCATCGCCGGCGGGCTGGCCGCGGCCGGGGTCGGCCCGGGAGACGCGGTCGGGGTGCTCGCAGGCGCCCCGGTCGAAATCGCTCCCACCGCCCAGGGCGTGTGGATGCGCGCCGCCAGCCTGACCATGCTGCACCAGCCCACCCCGCGGACCGACCTGGCGGTCTGGGCCGAGGACACCATGACCGTCGTCGACATGATCGACGCCAAGGCCGTCATCATCTCCGACCCCTTCATGGCAGCCGCGCCGGTGCTGGAGGAGAAGGGTCTGAAGGTGGTCACGGTCACTGACCTGCTGGCCGCCGAGCCGATCGACCCGGAAGAAGCCGGTGAAGACGATCTGGCGCTGATGCAGCTGACGTCCGGGTCGACCGGGTCGCCGAAGGCCGTGCAGATCACCCACCGCAACATCTACTCCAACGCCGAGGCGATGTTCATCAGCGCCGAGTATGACGTCGAGAAGGACGTCATGGTCAGCTGGCTGCCGTGCTTCCACGACATGGGCATGATCGGCTTCCTGACCGTGCCGATGTACTTCGGCGCCGAGCTGGTCAAGATCACCCCGATGGACTTCCTGCGGGACACCCTGCTGTGGGCCAAGCTGATCGACAAGTACAAGGGCACCATGACCGCGGCCCCGAACTTCGCCTACGCGCTGTTCGCCAAGCGGCTGCGCAAGCAGGCCACGCCGGGACAGTTCGACCTGTCCACGCTGCGGTTCGCGCTCTCGGGTGCTGAGCCGGTGGAGCCGGCCGACGTCGAGGACCTGATCGATGCCGGTAAGCCGTTCGGGCTGAACCCGGCCGCCATCCTGCCGGCCTACGGCATGGCCGAAACGGTGCTGGCGGTGTCGTTCTCCAAGTGCGGCGCGGGCCTGGTGGTCGACGAGGTCGACGCCGATCTGCTGGCCGCGTTGCGCCGGGCGGTGCCCGCCACCAAGGGCAACACCCGGCGACTGGCCTCGCTGGGGCCGCTGCTGGAGGGCATCGAGATCCGGATCGTCGACGAGCACGGCAATTCGTTGCCGCCGCGCGGGGTCGGCGTGATCCAGCTGCGCGGCGAGCCGGTGACCCCGGGCTATCTGACCATGGCGGGCTTCCTGCCGGCGCAGGACGAGCACGGTTGGTACGACACCGGCGACCTGGGCTACCAGATGGAGGACGGCCACGTCGTGGTGTGTGGCCGCGTCAAGGACGTCATCATCATGGCGGGCCGCAACATCTACCCGACCGACATCGAGCGGGCTGCGGGCCGGGTCGAGGGTGTGCGCCCGGGCTGCGCCGTCGCGGTACGCCTGGACGCCGGGCACTCCCGGGAGACGTTCGCGGTCGCGGTGGAATCCAACGCCTGGCAGGACCCTGCCGAGGTACGCCGCATCGAGCACCAGGTCGCCCATGAGGTGGTCACCGAGGTCGACATGCGGCCCCGCAACGTGGTGGTGCTCGGGCCGGGCAGCATCCCCAAGACCCCGTCGGGCAAGCTGCGCCGGGCCAACTCCGTCGCCCTGGTCACCTAG
- the pth gene encoding aminoacyl-tRNA hydrolase yields the protein MAESPPILVVGLGNPGPNYARTRHNVGFMVLDLLAERIGSAFKLHKKSGADVATGRLSGRSVVLARPRCYMNESGRQVGPLAKFYSVPTGGVVVIHDDLDLDFGRIRLKQGGGEGGHNGLRSVATVLGSKDFQRVRFGIGRPPGRQDPAAFVLQAFTAKERDELPTICEQAADATELLIELGLEPAQNVVHAWG from the coding sequence GTGGCCGAGTCACCGCCGATACTGGTGGTCGGCCTGGGCAACCCGGGCCCGAACTACGCCCGCACCCGGCACAACGTCGGCTTCATGGTTCTCGACCTGCTGGCCGAGCGGATCGGGTCGGCGTTCAAGCTGCACAAGAAGTCGGGGGCCGACGTGGCCACCGGGCGCCTGAGCGGGCGCTCGGTGGTGCTGGCGCGACCACGCTGCTACATGAACGAGTCGGGCCGCCAGGTGGGCCCACTCGCCAAGTTCTATTCGGTGCCCACCGGCGGCGTCGTGGTGATTCATGACGACCTCGACCTGGACTTCGGCCGGATCCGGCTCAAGCAGGGCGGCGGCGAGGGCGGTCACAACGGGCTGCGCTCGGTCGCGACCGTGTTGGGCAGCAAGGACTTTCAGCGCGTCCGTTTCGGGATCGGCCGGCCGCCCGGCCGCCAGGATCCGGCGGCGTTCGTGCTGCAGGCATTCACCGCCAAAGAGCGCGACGAGTTGCCCACGATCTGCGAGCAGGCCGCCGACGCCACCGAGCTGCTGATCGAGCTCGGGCTGGAACCGGCCCAGAACGTCGTGCACGCCTGGGGTTAA
- a CDS encoding 50S ribosomal protein L25/general stress protein Ctc codes for MAKSQTTNQLTVSVRTETGKGASRRARREGKVPAVLYGHGTDPQHLELNAHDFAAVLRHSGTNAVLTLNIEGKEQLALTKALDVHPIRRTIQHADLLVVKRGEKVVVEVNVVIEGDAMSGTLVTQDATTVEIEAEALSIPEQLTVSIEGAEAGTQFTAGSLELPKGVTLVSDPDLLLVNVVEPRAEEEPEAEAAGEAAEAEAGEAEAGEAE; via the coding sequence ATGGCCAAGTCCCAGACCACCAACCAGCTCACCGTCTCGGTGCGGACCGAGACCGGTAAGGGCGCCTCCCGGCGGGCCCGCCGCGAAGGCAAGGTCCCCGCGGTCCTCTACGGCCACGGCACCGACCCGCAGCACCTGGAGCTCAATGCCCACGACTTCGCCGCCGTGCTGCGCCACTCCGGCACCAACGCGGTGCTCACCCTCAACATCGAGGGTAAGGAGCAGCTGGCGCTGACCAAGGCGCTGGACGTGCACCCGATCCGTCGCACCATCCAGCACGCCGACCTGTTGGTGGTCAAGCGCGGCGAGAAGGTCGTCGTCGAGGTCAACGTCGTCATCGAGGGCGACGCCATGTCCGGCACCCTGGTCACCCAGGACGCCACCACCGTGGAGATCGAGGCCGAGGCGCTGTCGATCCCCGAGCAGCTGACCGTCTCCATCGAGGGCGCCGAGGCCGGCACCCAGTTCACCGCCGGCAGCCTGGAGCTGCCCAAGGGCGTGACGCTGGTGTCCGACCCGGACCTGCTGCTGGTCAACGTGGTCGAGCCGCGGGCCGAAGAGGAGCCCGAAGCCGAAGCCGCGGGCGAGGCAGCCGAGGCGGAGGCCGGCGAGGCCGAAGCCGGCGAGGCCGAGTAG